A region from the Drosophila takahashii strain IR98-3 E-12201 chromosome 2L, DtakHiC1v2, whole genome shotgun sequence genome encodes:
- the Gr23a gene encoding gustatory receptor 23a isoform X1 produces the protein MFPPTRVQVTSRVVLKIFHLILVAFSLRSSRLSRLILWLRFLLWTVWFSGIWTQSLIFAQSIDCNMDCILRHLLTFCQTVSHASIVVITFLEGFRTQQEQKDSEVVVFEDSDPWVACTVLAMLMPIFGVEYLVCSNAPDYAYRVRIYHLKTLPSFLALQMQIISFILEVMKVNIRVRQAKHQLRILARELSSRWPQCKQRPEFLAQQTPRIKDLKRRYNKLHLQFDRINGCFGGSLLTIIIVYFALFVCNSYWLFVDVRTSPPRIYAILLNLGFIFNVALQMSAACWHCQKSYNLGRQIGCLISKLVKPQGSKRYNDLVSEFSLQTLHQRFVVTAKDFFSLNLHLLSSMFAAVVTYLVILIQFMFAERSSRPNSG, from the exons ATGTTTCCCCCGACAAGAGTACAAGTAACCTCACGAGTGGTCCTCAAGATATTCCACCTCATTTTAGTGGCATTTTCCCTGAGGTCCAGTCGATTGTCTCGTCTGATCCTGTGGCTACGCTTCCTGCTTTGGACAGTCTGGTTCTCTGGCATTTGGACTCAAAGTCTGATTTTTGCCCAATCGATTGACTGCAATATGGACTGCATACTGCGCCATTTGCTCACATTTTGCCAGACTGTATCGCATGCCTCCATTGTGGTCATCACTTTCCTGGAGGGATTCAGAACGCAACAGGAGCAGAAGGATTCGGAAGTGGTGGTGTTCGAGGACTCTGATCCCTGGGTGGCCTGCACTGTGCTGGCCATGCTAATGCCCATTTTCGGAGTCGAGTATTTGGTCTGCTCGAATGCTCCTGACTATGCCTATCGGGTGAGGATCTATCACCTGAAAACGCTGCCCAGTTTCCTGGCTCTGCAGATGCAGATTATCTCCTTTATCCTGGAGGTCATGAAGGTGAACATTAGGGTTCGTCAGGCCAAGCATCAGCTTCGGATTTTGGCCAGGGAGTTATCCAGTCGATGGCCTCAGTGCAAGCAAAGGCCAGAGTTCCTGGCCCAGCAGACCCCTCGAATCAAAGACCTAAAGAGGCGATATAATAAGCTGCATCTTCAGTTCGATCGAATCAATGGCTGCTTCGGGGGCAGCCTTCTAACCATCATCATTGTTTACTTTGCACTCTTTGTGTGCAATTCCTATTGGCTGTTTGTGGATGTGCGGACAAGTCCCCCGAGGATCTATGCAATTCTTCTCAACTTGGGGTTTATTTTCAATGTTGCCCTGCAGATGTCCGCTGCCTGCTGGCACTGCCAAAAAAGCTACAATCTA gGTCGTCAAATCGGTTGCCTCATTTCGAAGTTGGTTAAACCTCAGGGCAGCAAGCGATACAATGATTTGGTGAGCGAGTTTTCTCTGCAGACACTTCATCAGCGTTTTGTAGTGACCGCCAAGGATTTCTTCAGTCTCAATCTGCATTTGCTAAGTAGC ATGTTTGCAGCTGTGGTCACTTATCTAGTCATTCTCATACAATTTATGTTTGCTGAGAGAAGTTCAAGGCCTAATTCTGGATAA
- the Gr23a gene encoding gustatory receptor 23a isoform X2 has product MKSLECFTRRFLDLTLWLLGLVPLPPISQLRCFFLSLAIRCCWIVYLVYLLEVASSFSSSAIESVGNVVGTALFIGNSVLGLLLLLESVLQQRTHNQLEDLRFQSELQLQRLGMFGKRRQAGYLLPLIGVQLACDLVRLLINSGGTISPVFHISLPLMWLLRFRYVQLVQHVMDLNQRSLQLRRSLLSLASGNDLWQPYGVHECRQLQTLRCTYERIFECYEMFSECYGWGMLGLHLLSSFQFVTNAYWMLIGLYDRQSLRFLIFNGATGIDFGTPIATLFWHGDSGAENGRQIGCLISKLVKPQGSKRYNDLVSEFSLQTLHQRFVVTAKDFFSLNLHLLSSMFAAVVTYLVILIQFMFAERSSRPNSG; this is encoded by the exons ATGAAGTCTTTGGAGTGTTTTACGCGTCGTTTCCTGGATTTGACATTATGGCTCTTGGGTTTAGTGCCTCTGCCACCGATTTCCCAGCTTCGATGCTTTTTCCTATCTCTCGCGATTCGCTGCTGTTGGATTGTTTATTTGGTGTATCTACTGGAAGTGGCCTCCTCCTTTTCATCGTCGGCTATCGAGAGTGTGGGAAATGTGGTGGGCACTGCCCTGTTTATAGGAAACTCCGTCCTAGGGCTACTGCTTCTCCTGGAGAGTGTCCTGCAGCAGAGGACTCACAATCAGTTGGAGGATCTGCGATTCCAGTCGGAGTTGCAGCTGCAAAGACTTGGGATGTTTGGCAAGCGTCGCCAGGCGGGATATCTGCTGCCCCTAATAGGAGTCCAGTTGGCTTGCGATCTCGTGAGACTTTTGATCAATAGTGGGGGTACGATATCGCCCGTCTTTCATATATCCCTGCCATTGATGTGGCTCCTGCGATTTCGCTATGTCCAACTGGTGCAGCATGTAATGGATCTCAATCAGCGGTCCCTCCAGCTGCGACGATCCCTGTTGTCCTTGGCCTCCGGGAATGACCTTTGGCAACCCTACGGAGTCCACGAGTGTCGTCAGCTGCAGACCCTTCGCTGCACCTACGAAAGGATCTTCGAGTGCTACGAAATGTTCAGTGAGTGTTATGGATGGGGAATGCTGGGTCTCCATTTGCTGTCCAGCTTCCAGTTCGTGACGAATGCCTACTGGATGCTCATTGGTCTGTATGATAGACAAAGTCTGCGTTTTCTGATCTTCAACGGAGCCACGGGAATCGACTTTGGCACACCCATTGCCACTTTATTTTGGCACGGCGATTCGGGAGCTGAAAAT gGTCGTCAAATCGGTTGCCTCATTTCGAAGTTGGTTAAACCTCAGGGCAGCAAGCGATACAATGATTTGGTGAGCGAGTTTTCTCTGCAGACACTTCATCAGCGTTTTGTAGTGACCGCCAAGGATTTCTTCAGTCTCAATCTGCATTTGCTAAGTAGC ATGTTTGCAGCTGTGGTCACTTATCTAGTCATTCTCATACAATTTATGTTTGCTGAGAGAAGTTCAAGGCCTAATTCTGGATAA